DNA sequence from the Alkaliphilus metalliredigens QYMF genome:
ATAACATATTTCGATTTTCTTTAATGAAAGATTTTATGATTGTAATGGGGGCAGATTATATACATAGTGCTGAAGAGCTTGAATTGATTAAAAACATAAAAAAAATGCTTAGCATATCAATAGAACAGTATGAATTTATAGAGAAAGAATACCGAAGTGATGAGAACTTTTTAGAAAACCATTTAGAGGAAGAGTGGTATCAGAGTTTAATAAAAGAGACCATTGCCCAAGGAACTGCCATTGGAATTCCAGTAGCTTCTTTAGCTGTAATTAGACATTGTCATCGAAGTCGATATGTGGAACCAACTCTAACCGATAGGATTCTAGGAAGGCAAAAAAATAAAGAGTTAGATCCGGGTCCCTCAATTGGCGCTACCCTTGCCCTAGGGGTAGTTACTTATTACGGCGTTAAATGGATTCTAAATCGTCATAATAGACAAGAATCAGAGTTAAGACGACTAACGATACAAGAGGCGGAGCGATTACATGAAAGAGCTAAAGAATACATATTAGAAGACATTTCCCATTTAAGTACAGAACCTAATTTAGAAATAAATCTTGAGCAGACTGAACATGATAAAATTCTTGGGAAATCGGTGAAGCTAATCACTTTATTAGAAAAGACTCTAGCAACATATCATTCAACAAAACCAATTGTAATTTGACAAAAATACCTCAGTACTGAGGTGTTTTTTTGTAGGAAAAGATAACTAATTTTGCTATAATATACCCAATGCCACATCAAATAAGACCTGATTCATGGGGGAGTCTTAATAATAAATCGAAGATGTGAAGGAGGGGGGGAATTATGAAATTAAGTAGATTTAGAATAGGTTTTCTGTTAATGATACTTTGTCTTTCCATAAGTGCTTGTACAAGCACTAGAGAAGATATTCTATCAAATCCAATAGTAGCCGTTAATGAAGAGATTGAAGAGAGCGAAGAGATTGAAGAAAACATTGAAATTCCTGAACCTGTTCAAATTAGAATTAGTGCTGTGGGAGACATCATGGTTCATATTCCACAAATCACAGCTCAATATAATCATGCAACAAAAAAACATGACTTTACGAACAACTTTCAATTTGTAAAACCATATATAGAAAGAGCTGATCTAGCCTTGGTCAATTTAGAGACAACCTTCGCAGGAGAAGCACAGGGCTACTCAGGATATCCACGCTTTAATAGCCCAGATGAACTGGCATATGCACTGAAAAAGGCTGGATTCAAGGGTGTTGTCACGACAAACAATCATACATTTGATACTGGGGAGTTGGGATTATTACGAACAATTGAGGTGCTAGAACAATATGAATTAAAGCCAATTGGGACAAAAAAACAAGAATCTGATGAGAGCTATCACATTTTTGATATAAAAGGGATTAAAGTAGGAAGCACTGCTTATACCTATGAAACGCCTCCTTGGCAAGGCTTAAAAACCCTTAATGGAATTCCTGTGCCCAAGGAGCTAGAGGGGAATATTGATAGCTTTGACTACGGGAAATTGGAAATGGATTTGCTGAAAATGAAGAGGCGAATCCAGGAAATGAAGGAGCAAGGTGCTGAAGTCATTGTCTTTTACATGCACTGGGGACATGAGTATCATCGGAAACCCAATACACATCAAAAACAAATAGCCCAAGCTTTAAGTAATTATGGCGTAGACATTATATTTGGGAGTCACCCACATGTGATTCAACCTATAGAATGGGTGCAATCAGAGGTTGATAAACACAAGACATTGGTGGTTTATTCCATGGGTAACTTTATATCCAACCAACGATATGAAACATTAGAAAATAGATATACAGAGGATGGCGTTATCGTAAATGTGGATATGGTCAAAAACTTTGAAGAACAAACAATAAAAATTGAAGAAGTCACAATCATCCCAACCTGGGTAAATCGATATTGGCAGGAGGGAAAACGGATGTATGAGATCCTGCCACTTATTATCGATATACAGGATCCCCAAGACTACAATCTTACTCGTGATAGTATAAAAAGAGTGCAAAACTCAAAAGAGACAACCATCAGTCATCTATTACGAGAAATGGAGGGTTTTGTTTTAGAAAAAAACAATTAGGCTTTTGGTGATTGTTTACATACTTCTAACTCTGTCATGGACAGCCTTAGACCTGTTTTCCTACTAGAATGCCTAAAACAAATGATTTATTAAGTGAAAATTTAGATAAAATATACAAAGTAAAAATTGCAATTTTCAGAAAATTATACAAATGAGGCGTAACATGGTATAATGAGACGTCTAAATAAAAAAAAAATATGGAGGGATTTTATGTCAAAGATAATTTATCCATGGTTCAAACGTGAGGATATTGATGGTTTTTTTGCACTATTTCAGAACAACCTAGCTAACTTTGTATTGATTGCTGTTACAATGATTGGTATTGGGTATCCTGCTCATATTGTTTATGGTAAGGTAATACCAGGGGCTGCTATTGCTGTGCTCGTAGGTAACTTTTATTATGCACAAATGGCTAAAAAACTGGCAGAAAAAGAAAATAGAACAAATGTAACTGCTTTAGCCTATGGAATTAGTACACCGGTTATGTTTATTTATTTGTTTGGGGTTCTAGCACCGGCACTGAGCCTAACGGGTGATGCTGAAATGGCATGGAAAATTGGAATGGCAGCCTGTTTTTTAGGGGGAGCTATTGAAGCCCTAGGAAGTATCATCGGGAACTGGGTAAGGACACATTTACCAAGAGCTGCCATGCTTGGTGCATTATCTGGGGTAGCATTTGCCTTCATCGGTGGAGAGTTATTCTTCAATACGTATGAAATGCCCATCGTTGGAATGGTAGTTTTAGCCATAATTTTAATTGGCCTCGTTGCTAAAAAAGCAATGCCATTTAAAATACCGGCGTCATTATTTGCCATTGTAATAGGAACCGTATTGGCCTATACATTAAGAAACGTAGATCCAAGTCAAATTACTGAAGGGTTAGCCACAGTAGGATTTTATCCGCCGATTCCTACATTTGGATTTTTACAGGGTATTTCCTATTTATTTGGACCTATGCTAGGACTTTTCGCTATATTACTTCCAATTTCCATTTATAACTTTATCGAAACAATGAATAACGTAGAAGCCATGGCTGCAGCGGGAGATGATTATGATGTTGCGGAATCACAGTTAGCAGATGGTGTTGGAACGATGATCGGTAGTATTTTCGGTGGTGTGTTCCCAACAACTGTTTACATTGCATCTATTGGATCAAAGTGGATGAATGCTGGTAGAGGATATTCTGTCCTCAATGGTGTTGTATTTCTTCTGGCATCAACATTTGGAATCATTGCAGCAATGTCTCGCATTATTCCAATACCGGTTATTGCACCAATCTTAGTTTTTGTAGGAATCTCAATGGTTTCTCAAACATTTGCATCGGTAAAGGAAAAGCATTATCCAGCGGTGGTGTTGGCGATGTTCCCATACTTTGCCAATTACATTATGACACGGTTTAATAATGCTGCAGGAGAAGTGGTGGGAAATCTTTCTTCAGGTATTGTACCCTTAGGACAAGGAGCCATGTTTACAGGGCTGATCTGGGGATCCATTCTGGTGTTTATACTAGACAATGAATACCAAAAGGCCGCTTATGCAGCCCTAGGTGGCGCTGTGTTAGCTGGAATTGGACTCATGCATGCACCTCAATTAGGGTTCTTCGCAGATCCACAATACGCTATAGGGTATGCCATTATGGCCGCCATGTTCATCGGATTCAAATATACTGTCAAAGATAAGCTAGAGGAAGAAGGTAAAATAGAAGAAGCTAAGTTTGACATGGTAGATTAATTCATGAAAAATGAGACTTGATTTAGAGAGTACTTTTAACAGTAAGAGGAAGATAAAGTTTAATTATTAACAAGTCGTTAAGAATTGAAAAGTTAAGAGTATTATTGTATAATAGAGTAGAAGCAACATTCAATATTTGTTTGTTTAAGCTGGATTGAAGAAGTATAGTAAATACAATGGAAGAAGAGTAGAACGATGCTCTTCTTTCATTTTGAAAGTATAGATACTCCCCGGTGGTATCGGGTGGTTAAAAAATTAACAGGCTTTAAAGCTATAAATTATGAGAGGAGGAGTTAGATTGGAAAATTCAAAAAAGACACCTTTATTCACGGTTTATGAAAAACATAAAGGCAAGTTGATTGATTTTGGTGGATGGGCCATGCCCGTACAATTTGAAGGCATCATTCCTGAGCACGAGGCTGTGAGGTCAAATGCAGGACTTTTTGATGTATCCCACATGGGAGAAGTTGAAATAAAGGGTAAGGATGCGCTGAATTTTGTCCAGTATTTAATCACCAACGATGCTTCTCAAATGGAAAAAAATCAAATCATCTACAGTTTTATGTGTTATGAAAATGGTGGAGTGGTTGACGATTTATTGGTATACAAATTTGAGGAAGATTACTTTTATCTTGTGATCAATGCAGGTAACATAGAAAAAGACTATGAGTGGATGCTAAAACAAAGTACTGCCTATGACGTAGAGGTCAACAATATATCCAATGATGTGTCGGAATTGGCGCTTCAGGGACCCAAGGCAGAAAAAATATTACAAAAATTAACAGAGACAGATCTATCACAACTTCAGTTTTTTTATCTTCAAAGAGATGTGACCATAGACGGTGTGAACTGTTTGATATCTAGAACTGGATATACTGGAGAAGATGGATTTGAGATTTATGTGAATCCAAGTGACGCTGTACAATTATGGGAAAAACTCCTTGAAGTAGGTCAAGAGGATGGCTTGAAGCCTATTGGATTAGGCGCTCGAGATACATTGAGATTTGAAGCAGCATTGCCCCTTTATGGACATGAAATCAATCGGGATATTACACCTTTAGAAGCGGGATTTGGATTTGCTGTCAAGCTGAAAAAAGAGGTGGATTTTCTTGGTAAGAAAGCTTTGATTGAACAAAAAGAAGCAGGTTTAACAAGAAAACTTGTAGGCTTTGAAATGAAGGATAGAGGTATTCCTAGAAGTGATTATGAAGTGTATCACCAGGGTGAAAAAATAGGTTTTGTGACAACGGGTTATTTTTCACCAACATTAAAGAGAAATATTGGTTTAGCACTAATTGATGCAAAGTATGCAGAATTAGGCAATGAAGTGGATATATTAATCCGTAAGAAGCAAGTAAAAGCTGAATTGATTTCAAAGACATTTTATAAGAAAAACTACAAAAAATAGGTGAATGTGAAGGGAGATTTTAAAATGAAGGTAATGGCAGGATTATATTATTCAAAGGATCACGAGTGGGTTAAGGTAGAAGGAAACAAAGCATATATTGGAATTACAGATTTTGCACAAAGTCAATTGGGGGATATCGTGTTCGTAGAACAACCAGAGGTAGATGACAGTTTTGAAGCAGGAGATGACTTTGGTGTGGTGGAGTCTGTTAAAGCAGCATCTGATTTATATATTCCTTTAAGCGGAACCGTAGTAGAAGTAAATGAAGAATTAGCCGATGATCCAGCAAAAGTGAATGAAGACCCATATGGAAGCTGGATGATTGCAATTGAAATGACGAAAGAAGATGAGCTAAAGAACTTGCTTACACCATCGGATTATGAAAAAGTATGTGATGAGGAGGCATAACATGTTTCCATACATTCCCAATACAGTAGAGGATGAAAAAAAGATGCTGGCGGCCATTGGCCTTCCCAGCATCGAATCATTATTTGAGGATATTCCAGAGAATGTACGTTTAAATAGAGAATTAAATCTAGGGAAATCGTTGTCGGAGTTTGAACTAGTGAAATATATGAAAAGTTTAAGTAACCAAAATAAGAGCATTGAGGATTTAACTTGCTTTATGGGGGCGGGAGCTTATGATCATTTAATTCCATCTACAGTGGATCATGTGATATCAAGATCAGAATTCTATACAGCCTATACACCCTATCAAGCTGAAATCAGCCAAGGAACACTTCAAGTTATTTTCGAATATCAAACAATGATTGCCAATCTAACGGGGATGGATGTAGCCAATGCCTCTTTATATGATGGTTCCAGTGCAATTGCTGAAGCGGCTGCCATGGCTGTGGATGCCACCAGAAGAATGGAAGTAATCGTTTCAAGTACAGTACATCCTGAATCAAAGCGGGTATTAAACACCTATGCGAACTTTAAAAATATTAAAATAGTAGAAATTGAAAGCAAGGATGGCGTCACCGATGTTGAACAATTAAAAAATGCCATTTCAAAAGAGACAGCAGCTGTTATCTTACAGAATCCTAATTTTCTTGGGATCATAGAAAAAGTAGAAGAAGTGGAAAAGGCAATTCACGAGCAAAAGGGGCTGCTCATTATGAGTGTCGATCCAATTTCTCTAGGTGTCTTGAAGTCACCTGGAGATTTGGGTGCTGATATTGCTGTTGGAGAGGGACAAGCCCTTGGAAATACATTGAGTTTTGGCGGACCTTATTTAGGGTTTATGGCTACAACAAAGAAATTAATGAGAAAGATGCCTGGAAGAATCGTAGGAGAAACCACAGATGTTAATGGAGAACGTGGATTTGTGCTAACACTACAAACCAGAGAACAACACATTCGTCGTGAAAAGGCAACCTCTAATATTTGTTCTAACCAAGCATTGAATGCATTAGCAGCAGCTGTCTACTTGACAACATTAGGAAAAGCAGGATTGAAAGAGGTTGCTCTTCAAAGTACTCAAAAAGCACATTATGCATTAAAGGAAATCACAAAGTCTGGAAAATATCAACTTGCATTCAATCAACCTTTCTTTAAGGAATTTGCAGTGAAAACCGACGTGACAGCGGAAGTGGTACAAAGTGGGCTACTTGAAAAAGACATATTAGGTGGATATCATCTTGAGAAATTTGATCCAAAACTAAAAAATATGCTCCTATTTGCTGTGACAGAAAAGCGAACTAAGGGAGAAATTGAACAATTAGCTCGGGTTTTGGGGGGGATAAAATGAAAAAATATAATCAATTGAGCTTTGAACTATCAAAGCCTGGAAGAATAGCCTATCAGCTACCAGCTTGTGATGTGCCTGAAGTCAATTTATCGGAAATACTCCCGGCGGAAATGATTAGAGATCAAGACGTTGAATTACCAGAGTTAAGTCAAGGGGATGTCATGAGACATTATACCCTACTATCCAATAAAAATTTCGGTGTAGATACAGGTTTTTATCCTTTAGGATCCTGTACAATGAAATATAATCCTAAGGTAAATGAAGACATTGCAAGATTAGCAGGATTTAGTCATATTCATCCCTACCAACCAGAGGAAACAGTACAGGGTGCATTGGCATTAACCTATGAATTAGATCAAATGCTTTCTGAAATCACTGGAATGGAACGGGTGACCCTACAGCCTGTAGCGGGATCTCATGGAGAAATGACAGGGCTCATGATAATAAAAGCCTACCATGAAAGTCGTGGAGATCATAAAAGGAAAAAAATAATTTGTCCAGACTCTGCCCATGGAACAAACCCTGCCAGCGCTGCTGTTGCAGGATTTGACATCATTGAAGTAAAATCCAATGACCAGGGCGAAGTAGATGTTGAAAGCTTAAAGGCAGTATTGAGCGATGAAGTTGCTGGTTTGATGCTGACTAACCCCAATACCTTGGGGTTATTTGAGACAAATATTAAAGAAATGGCACAGCTTGTTCATGAGGCTGGTGGGCTTCTCTACTATGATGGTGCCAATACAAATGCGATTATGGGAAAAACCAGACCAGGGGATATGGGATTTGACGTGGTACATTTAAACCTCCATAAAACCTTTGCAACCCCTCATGGTGGTGGTGGTCCAGGAAGTGGCCCTGTAGGAGTCAGAAAAGATTTAGTTCCTTTCTTACCAACTCCAGTGGTTGAAAAGAAAGAAGACCGGTATATATTAGATTATGATAGACCTCAATCCATTGGGAAAGTCAGTACATTCTATGGTAACTTTGGCGTTACGGTCAAAGCCTTTGCATACATCTTATCAATGGGAGGAGATGGCTTGAAGAAGGCAAGTGAAATGGCTGTCTTGAATGCAAATTACTTGATGCATTTATTGAAGGACCATTATGAAGTAGCGGTCAATCGTGTTTGTAAGCATGAGTTTGTGCTTGCGGGCCTTAAAAAAGAAATTGCAGAGATGAGCACATTAAATATCGCCAAGCGATTATTGGATTATGGGTATCATCCACCCACTGTGTACTTCCCACTAATTGTTAGAGAGGCCATGATGTTTGAGCCAACTGAAACGGAGAGCAAAGAAACCCTGGATCAATTTGCAGATGCCTTAATCAAAATTGCCCAAGAGGCCAAGGACAATCCAGAGTTGGTTAGTTCGGCGCCACAACATACATCTGTAGGCAGGCTAGATGAAGCAAAGGCAGCAAGAAGTCCAGTTGTAAAGTGGCAGAGAAGCCAATAAACACAAGAGAAGGGTGTATTCCCACAAAAGCCCTATATAAAAATGCAGAGGTCATGAACACATTAAAGAATATTGAGGAATTTGGAATTACACTTAGTGATTATCAATCCAAACCTTGTGAAGGCAACTTTGAAAAATGGTGAAGAACTAGAAGTGGAATTCAAGTTGATGGACAATACCAAACAACTGTAGAGGGGATTTATGCCTTTGTAGAAGCGGTTATGGGATTGAGTGGAGAAGCAATTCATATGGCAGCATTAAGAAGATAGAGAAATAAATATAGAGAAATAAATATAGAGAAATAAATATAGAGATAGAAACATAGAATCTACTTAGTTCATCTAAGTAGATTCTTTTATTTAAGCACTTGAAATTTTAAATAACCCTCATTAAAAATGTAAGTGCGTTATGAGTCAATGCAAAAGCAGTAGACGAATTTTTGATTGAGTGAAATTTTTTCCAATAAAAAGGATTTTGATGGGTAAAAGGAGAAGATAAGAATAATTATTAGTAAATGAAATGAAGGTGAAGATAAAAGTGAAATGGGCAGGATGAAAACATGTAGGCTTCACAATTAAAGTAGCATGATAATTTGAATAAAAGAAGTATATAAATAAAAGTAACATATGATTAAAAGAAAACATAAAACCTGAGGAGATCAATATAAAAAAGCCTTTGGGAGAGGTAGGATGAAATTTATGAAAAATGCAGTCTATTT
Encoded proteins:
- a CDS encoding uracil permease, producing MSKIIYPWFKREDIDGFFALFQNNLANFVLIAVTMIGIGYPAHIVYGKVIPGAAIAVLVGNFYYAQMAKKLAEKENRTNVTALAYGISTPVMFIYLFGVLAPALSLTGDAEMAWKIGMAACFLGGAIEALGSIIGNWVRTHLPRAAMLGALSGVAFAFIGGELFFNTYEMPIVGMVVLAIILIGLVAKKAMPFKIPASLFAIVIGTVLAYTLRNVDPSQITEGLATVGFYPPIPTFGFLQGISYLFGPMLGLFAILLPISIYNFIETMNNVEAMAAAGDDYDVAESQLADGVGTMIGSIFGGVFPTTVYIASIGSKWMNAGRGYSVLNGVVFLLASTFGIIAAMSRIIPIPVIAPILVFVGISMVSQTFASVKEKHYPAVVLAMFPYFANYIMTRFNNAAGEVVGNLSSGIVPLGQGAMFTGLIWGSILVFILDNEYQKAAYAALGGAVLAGIGLMHAPQLGFFADPQYAIGYAIMAAMFIGFKYTVKDKLEEEGKIEEAKFDMVD
- the gcvPB gene encoding aminomethyl-transferring glycine dehydrogenase subunit GcvPB, whose amino-acid sequence is MKKYNQLSFELSKPGRIAYQLPACDVPEVNLSEILPAEMIRDQDVELPELSQGDVMRHYTLLSNKNFGVDTGFYPLGSCTMKYNPKVNEDIARLAGFSHIHPYQPEETVQGALALTYELDQMLSEITGMERVTLQPVAGSHGEMTGLMIIKAYHESRGDHKRKKIICPDSAHGTNPASAAVAGFDIIEVKSNDQGEVDVESLKAVLSDEVAGLMLTNPNTLGLFETNIKEMAQLVHEAGGLLYYDGANTNAIMGKTRPGDMGFDVVHLNLHKTFATPHGGGGPGSGPVGVRKDLVPFLPTPVVEKKEDRYILDYDRPQSIGKVSTFYGNFGVTVKAFAYILSMGGDGLKKASEMAVLNANYLMHLLKDHYEVAVNRVCKHEFVLAGLKKEIAEMSTLNIAKRLLDYGYHPPTVYFPLIVREAMMFEPTETESKETLDQFADALIKIAQEAKDNPELVSSAPQHTSVGRLDEAKAARSPVVKWQRSQ
- a CDS encoding CapA family protein, which gives rise to MKLSRFRIGFLLMILCLSISACTSTREDILSNPIVAVNEEIEESEEIEENIEIPEPVQIRISAVGDIMVHIPQITAQYNHATKKHDFTNNFQFVKPYIERADLALVNLETTFAGEAQGYSGYPRFNSPDELAYALKKAGFKGVVTTNNHTFDTGELGLLRTIEVLEQYELKPIGTKKQESDESYHIFDIKGIKVGSTAYTYETPPWQGLKTLNGIPVPKELEGNIDSFDYGKLEMDLLKMKRRIQEMKEQGAEVIVFYMHWGHEYHRKPNTHQKQIAQALSNYGVDIIFGSHPHVIQPIEWVQSEVDKHKTLVVYSMGNFISNQRYETLENRYTEDGVIVNVDMVKNFEEQTIKIEEVTIIPTWVNRYWQEGKRMYEILPLIIDIQDPQDYNLTRDSIKRVQNSKETTISHLLREMEGFVLEKNN
- the gcvPA gene encoding aminomethyl-transferring glycine dehydrogenase subunit GcvPA, translating into MFPYIPNTVEDEKKMLAAIGLPSIESLFEDIPENVRLNRELNLGKSLSEFELVKYMKSLSNQNKSIEDLTCFMGAGAYDHLIPSTVDHVISRSEFYTAYTPYQAEISQGTLQVIFEYQTMIANLTGMDVANASLYDGSSAIAEAAAMAVDATRRMEVIVSSTVHPESKRVLNTYANFKNIKIVEIESKDGVTDVEQLKNAISKETAAVILQNPNFLGIIEKVEEVEKAIHEQKGLLIMSVDPISLGVLKSPGDLGADIAVGEGQALGNTLSFGGPYLGFMATTKKLMRKMPGRIVGETTDVNGERGFVLTLQTREQHIRREKATSNICSNQALNALAAAVYLTTLGKAGLKEVALQSTQKAHYALKEITKSGKYQLAFNQPFFKEFAVKTDVTAEVVQSGLLEKDILGGYHLEKFDPKLKNMLLFAVTEKRTKGEIEQLARVLGGIK
- the gcvT gene encoding glycine cleavage system aminomethyltransferase GcvT: MENSKKTPLFTVYEKHKGKLIDFGGWAMPVQFEGIIPEHEAVRSNAGLFDVSHMGEVEIKGKDALNFVQYLITNDASQMEKNQIIYSFMCYENGGVVDDLLVYKFEEDYFYLVINAGNIEKDYEWMLKQSTAYDVEVNNISNDVSELALQGPKAEKILQKLTETDLSQLQFFYLQRDVTIDGVNCLISRTGYTGEDGFEIYVNPSDAVQLWEKLLEVGQEDGLKPIGLGARDTLRFEAALPLYGHEINRDITPLEAGFGFAVKLKKEVDFLGKKALIEQKEAGLTRKLVGFEMKDRGIPRSDYEVYHQGEKIGFVTTGYFSPTLKRNIGLALIDAKYAELGNEVDILIRKKQVKAELISKTFYKKNYKK
- the gcvH gene encoding glycine cleavage system protein GcvH — translated: MKVMAGLYYSKDHEWVKVEGNKAYIGITDFAQSQLGDIVFVEQPEVDDSFEAGDDFGVVESVKAASDLYIPLSGTVVEVNEELADDPAKVNEDPYGSWMIAIEMTKEDELKNLLTPSDYEKVCDEEA